Proteins encoded together in one Deinococcus hopiensis KR-140 window:
- a CDS encoding DUF456 domain-containing protein: MSLAFLAFLVVWLLGMAATFVPALPATVIIFAGTVAATLIDGFQVWPDLPFLTTFAVIAVLISMVDNVASAWGARKYGGSKQAVWGAVIGGLVGILPVIPFGLILGPLAGALIAELFIVRKPLAEALRSAWGTLVGLLTGLAAKLVLHLLIGLYELWRLWDPARSLVG, from the coding sequence ATGAGCCTCGCTTTTCTCGCCTTTCTGGTGGTCTGGCTGCTGGGCATGGCCGCCACCTTCGTTCCGGCGCTGCCCGCCACGGTCATCATCTTCGCGGGTACCGTGGCCGCCACCCTCATCGACGGCTTTCAGGTCTGGCCGGACCTGCCCTTTCTGACCACCTTCGCGGTGATCGCCGTGCTGATCAGCATGGTCGACAACGTGGCCTCGGCGTGGGGTGCGCGCAAGTACGGCGGCAGCAAGCAGGCCGTGTGGGGAGCTGTGATCGGCGGCCTGGTGGGGATTTTGCCCGTCATTCCCTTCGGCCTGATCCTGGGACCGCTGGCCGGAGCCCTGATCGCGGAACTCTTCATCGTCCGCAAGCCTCTGGCCGAAGCGCTGCGCTCAGCGTGGGGCACGCTCGTCGGGCTGCTGACGGGCCTCGCCGCCAAGCTGGTGCTTCACCTCTTGATCGGCCTGTACGAGCTGTGGCGGCTGTGGGACCCGGCGCGGAGCCTCGTGGGCTGA
- a CDS encoding peroxidase-related enzyme, with protein sequence MTTTDEAARISFLPVPDGSEVPEGVRRLWSKAQDNIGFVPNVFRAQAVNGEQFLAWWNYFNLLLNKEGHLSNAERELVAVVVSSVNRCLYCAVSHGAALRGYSGDAVKADAVAVNWRHARLSPRENALAEYAEKLTLHPAAVTEADLAPLRAAGLDDHQIVELVQVIGMFNMTNRVSSALGFVPNAEYHGQGR encoded by the coding sequence ATGACCACAACGGATGAGGCGGCCCGCATCTCCTTCCTGCCTGTGCCAGACGGGTCTGAGGTGCCAGAAGGTGTGCGCAGGCTGTGGAGCAAGGCGCAGGACAACATTGGCTTTGTGCCCAACGTGTTCCGCGCGCAGGCAGTCAACGGCGAACAGTTCCTGGCATGGTGGAACTATTTCAACCTGCTGCTGAACAAGGAGGGGCACCTGAGTAACGCCGAGCGCGAACTCGTGGCTGTGGTGGTCAGCAGCGTCAACCGCTGCCTGTACTGCGCGGTCTCGCACGGTGCGGCCCTGCGAGGGTATTCGGGCGACGCGGTGAAGGCCGACGCAGTGGCCGTCAACTGGCGTCACGCCCGCCTCTCTCCTCGCGAGAACGCCCTGGCCGAGTACGCCGAGAAACTGACCCTGCACCCGGCTGCGGTGACGGAAGCGGACCTTGCGCCCCTGCGTGCGGCGGGGCTGGATGATCACCAGATCGTGGAACTCGTGCAGGTGATCGGCATGTTCAACATGACCAACCGGGTGTCAAGCGCGCTGGGCTTCGTGCCAAACGCGGAGTATCACGGGCAGGGGAGGTAG
- a CDS encoding 3-hydroxyacyl-CoA dehydrogenase family protein, with protein sequence MKFGVIGAGQMGGGIAQVAAQSGFDVVVQDVKREFLARGQTSVEKSLAKLHEKGRLMGTPAEVMGRIQFTTELTDFADCDLVVEAIVENEAIKAQVFRQLGEIVKPDGILASNTSSIPITSLATASGRPERFIGMHFMNPVPLMQLVEVIRGHSTSDETAQRVTEAARAMGKTPVECNDFPGFVSNRILMPMLNEAIQCVMEGVAAPEAIDSVMKLGMNHPMGPLTLADFIGLDTCLAIMEVLHEGLGDDKYRPSPLLRKMVQAGLLGRKSGRGFYTY encoded by the coding sequence ATGAAATTCGGAGTCATTGGAGCAGGACAGATGGGCGGCGGCATCGCGCAAGTTGCCGCGCAAAGTGGCTTTGACGTCGTGGTCCAGGACGTGAAGCGGGAGTTTCTGGCGCGTGGGCAGACCTCGGTGGAAAAGAGCCTCGCCAAGCTGCACGAGAAGGGCAGGTTGATGGGGACGCCCGCCGAAGTCATGGGACGCATTCAGTTCACGACGGAGCTGACAGACTTTGCCGACTGTGACCTCGTGGTGGAAGCCATCGTGGAAAACGAGGCGATCAAGGCGCAGGTGTTCCGGCAACTCGGCGAAATCGTCAAACCCGATGGGATTTTGGCGAGCAACACGTCCTCCATTCCCATCACCAGCCTCGCCACGGCCTCGGGACGGCCCGAGCGTTTTATTGGGATGCACTTTATGAACCCGGTGCCACTGATGCAGCTCGTGGAAGTCATTCGCGGCCACTCCACCTCCGACGAGACGGCGCAAAGGGTAACGGAGGCAGCTCGGGCGATGGGCAAGACGCCCGTGGAGTGCAACGATTTTCCCGGCTTCGTGTCCAACCGCATCCTGATGCCCATGCTTAACGAGGCCATCCAGTGCGTCATGGAAGGGGTGGCCGCACCCGAGGCCATCGACTCGGTCATGAAGCTGGGCATGAACCACCCGATGGGGCCGCTGACGCTGGCCGACTTTATTGGGCTGGATACCTGCCTCGCCATCATGGAAGTGCTGCACGAGGGCCTTGGGGACGACAAATACCGTCCCAGTCCCCTGCTGCGCAAGATGGTGCAGGCGGGGCTGCTGGGCCGCAAGAGTGGGCGAGGCTTCTATACCTACTGA
- a CDS encoding YciI family protein, producing the protein MTQNAAPTLWIIQSRYLKGGDELAAVTPRHRAWLDQHYVSGLFLTSGRKVDGTGGVLLAQAESQEQLEEVFKADPFVLEGCSAYTYTAFTPVKRSKAVMLEGVPLVE; encoded by the coding sequence ATGACCCAAAACGCTGCCCCCACCCTGTGGATTATCCAGAGCCGTTACCTCAAGGGTGGAGACGAACTCGCCGCCGTCACGCCCCGGCACCGTGCCTGGCTGGACCAGCACTACGTCTCCGGCCTTTTCCTGACCTCGGGCCGCAAGGTGGACGGCACGGGCGGCGTGCTCCTGGCCCAGGCCGAGAGCCAGGAGCAACTCGAAGAGGTGTTCAAGGCGGACCCCTTTGTGCTGGAAGGCTGCTCGGCGTACACGTACACGGCCTTCACGCCGGTCAAGCGGAGCAAAGCCGTGATGCTGGAAGGCGTCCCGCTGGTGGAATAA
- a CDS encoding thiolase family protein → MNKAVIVSASRTPTGKFLGTLQDVSAVDLGATALRETLRRAGIPAELVEEVVMGQVVQAGSGQNPARQAALKAGLSHEVGALTVNKVCGSGLKAVILAAQAIRAGDQTVMLAGGMESMSNAPHLLPGARKGYRLGHAQVLDANTHDGLWCSINDEGMGLTGERVAEKYGIGRDEQDTYATGSHQKAVSAQQAGRFSEEIAPVTVKGRKGDVVVDTDEGPRADTSPETLGRLKPAFKKDGTVTAGNAPGLNDGASALLVMSEEAAKTHGLTPMAEITSYATGGLAPEWVMMTPVPATRKLLEKSGLGVGDVDLWELNEAFSVQSLAVQRELGLDPERVNVNGGAVALGHPIGASGARILVTLLHALKQQDKETGVATLCMGGGNGLALSVRRLS, encoded by the coding sequence ATGAACAAAGCTGTGATCGTCTCGGCGTCCCGCACACCGACGGGGAAGTTTCTGGGGACCTTGCAGGACGTGAGTGCCGTTGACCTCGGGGCCACCGCCCTGCGCGAAACGCTGCGGCGCGCGGGAATCCCGGCCGAACTCGTCGAGGAAGTCGTCATGGGTCAGGTGGTGCAGGCGGGCAGCGGCCAGAACCCGGCGCGGCAGGCAGCGCTGAAGGCGGGCTTATCCCACGAGGTGGGGGCGCTGACGGTGAACAAGGTGTGCGGCTCGGGCCTCAAGGCCGTGATTCTGGCGGCGCAGGCCATCCGCGCGGGGGACCAGACGGTCATGCTGGCGGGCGGCATGGAGAGCATGAGCAACGCGCCCCACCTGCTGCCAGGAGCCAGGAAGGGCTACCGCCTCGGGCACGCGCAAGTGTTGGACGCCAACACGCACGACGGGCTGTGGTGCTCAATCAACGACGAGGGGATGGGCCTGACCGGCGAGCGCGTGGCCGAGAAGTACGGCATCGGGCGCGACGAGCAGGACACCTACGCCACGGGCAGCCACCAGAAGGCCGTTTCTGCCCAGCAGGCCGGACGCTTCAGCGAGGAGATCGCGCCCGTGACCGTGAAGGGCCGCAAGGGCGACGTGGTGGTGGACACCGATGAGGGACCGCGGGCCGACACCTCCCCCGAAACGCTGGGCCGCCTCAAGCCCGCCTTCAAGAAGGACGGCACCGTCACGGCGGGCAACGCGCCCGGCCTGAACGACGGAGCCTCCGCCCTGCTGGTCATGTCCGAGGAGGCGGCCAAAACCCACGGTCTGACCCCAATGGCCGAGATCACCTCCTACGCAACGGGCGGCCTCGCCCCCGAGTGGGTAATGATGACGCCCGTACCCGCCACACGCAAGCTGCTGGAAAAAAGTGGCCTGGGGGTCGGGGACGTGGACCTGTGGGAGCTGAACGAAGCCTTCAGTGTGCAGAGCCTCGCCGTGCAGCGCGAGCTGGGTCTGGACCCGGAGCGCGTCAACGTGAACGGCGGCGCAGTCGCGCTGGGACACCCCATCGGCGCGTCGGGTGCGCGCATTCTCGTCACGCTGCTGCACGCGCTGAAGCAGCAGGACAAGGAGACGGGCGTGGCGACGCTGTGCATGGGCGGCGGCAACGGTCTGGCCCTCAGCGTCCGGCGTCTCTCGTAA
- a CDS encoding nucleoside triphosphate pyrophosphohydrolase: MPAKLVRDRIPERFPGGTYRKLDEAEYAAALLDKLTEEVEEYRADRTAEELADVLEVLHALAAFHGLMPGTLETLRAKKAAERGGFEERVWMEYNPDQTNAR; the protein is encoded by the coding sequence ATGCCTGCCAAGCTGGTGCGTGACCGTATACCCGAACGCTTCCCTGGGGGCACCTACCGGAAGCTGGATGAGGCCGAGTACGCGGCGGCCTTGCTGGACAAATTGACGGAAGAAGTCGAGGAATACCGTGCGGACCGGACAGCGGAGGAGCTGGCCGATGTGCTGGAAGTGCTGCACGCGTTGGCCGCTTTCCATGGCCTGATGCCGGGCACTCTGGAAACGCTGCGGGCGAAGAAGGCGGCGGAACGGGGCGGGTTCGAGGAGCGGGTGTGGATGGAATACAACCCCGACCAAACGAACGCCCGTTAG
- the ffh gene encoding signal recognition particle protein yields MFEALGNKLQDILDRVGRESKLTEAQVKATMREIRMALLEADVNFNTAKDFVARVSEKAVGQEVQGSLSAGQTIVKLVHDELIETLGGESKQPTLKNDGNVWFMVGLQGAGKTTSTGKLAAFYKGKGRRVLLVAADTQRPAARDQLEVLSKQVGVPVLKVNDGETPQETKGRLDEYLKKDFRDLVIVDTAGRLQIDEALMDQLADLKAELAPTETLLVVDAMTGQEALNVARVFDERVSLSGLIITKMDGDARGGAALSARSVTGKPIYFAGTSEKLAGLEPFYPDRVAGRILGMGDVLGLIERAEQADLKAMEVKKPGEFDLEDLLLQLRQIRKMGPLGDLLKLIPGMSRALPEGFNVDEAQIQRIDAMISSMTLKERHNPKIIDGRRRKRIAAGSGVEVQDINRLLKMHEQMKDMMKMLQRFSGPGGKGMGPGMKPPRLPNNPPRGR; encoded by the coding sequence ATGTTTGAGGCCCTCGGGAACAAGTTGCAGGACATCCTCGACCGGGTAGGCCGGGAGAGCAAACTCACCGAAGCGCAGGTCAAGGCCACCATGCGCGAAATTCGTATGGCCCTCCTCGAAGCCGACGTGAACTTCAACACGGCCAAGGACTTTGTGGCGCGGGTCAGCGAGAAGGCGGTCGGCCAGGAGGTCCAGGGCTCCTTGAGCGCCGGGCAGACCATCGTGAAGCTCGTCCACGACGAACTGATCGAGACCCTGGGCGGCGAGAGCAAGCAGCCCACGCTAAAAAACGACGGCAACGTCTGGTTTATGGTGGGGTTGCAGGGCGCGGGCAAGACCACGAGTACCGGTAAGCTCGCCGCCTTCTACAAGGGCAAGGGCCGCCGCGTGCTGCTCGTGGCCGCCGACACCCAGCGTCCCGCCGCGCGTGACCAGCTCGAAGTGCTGTCCAAGCAGGTGGGCGTGCCGGTCCTCAAGGTAAACGACGGCGAGACGCCGCAGGAAACCAAGGGCCGCCTCGACGAGTACCTGAAAAAAGACTTCCGCGACCTCGTGATCGTGGACACAGCGGGCCGCCTCCAGATCGACGAGGCGCTGATGGACCAGCTCGCGGACCTCAAGGCCGAACTCGCGCCCACCGAGACGCTGCTCGTGGTGGACGCGATGACGGGTCAGGAGGCGCTGAACGTGGCCCGCGTGTTCGACGAGCGGGTGTCACTCTCCGGCCTGATCATCACCAAGATGGACGGCGACGCACGCGGCGGGGCAGCGCTCTCGGCACGTTCGGTCACGGGCAAGCCCATCTACTTTGCGGGCACCAGCGAGAAGCTGGCCGGCCTCGAACCTTTCTACCCGGACCGCGTCGCCGGGCGCATCCTGGGCATGGGCGACGTGCTGGGCCTGATCGAGCGGGCCGAGCAGGCGGACCTCAAGGCGATGGAGGTCAAGAAGCCGGGCGAGTTCGACCTCGAAGACCTGTTGCTGCAACTGCGCCAGATTCGCAAGATGGGACCGTTGGGGGATCTCCTCAAGTTGATTCCCGGCATGAGCCGCGCGCTGCCCGAGGGCTTCAACGTGGATGAGGCGCAGATTCAGCGTATCGACGCCATGATCTCGTCCATGACGCTCAAAGAGCGGCACAACCCCAAGATTATTGACGGCCGACGCCGCAAGCGCATTGCGGCGGGCAGCGGGGTGGAGGTGCAGGACATCAACCGGCTCCTGAAAATGCACGAACAGATGAAGGACATGATGAAGATGCTTCAGCGCTTCTCAGGTCCAGGGGGCAAGGGGATGGGCCCGGGCATGAAGCCGCCGAGGCTGCCAAACAATCCGCCGCGCGGAAGGTAA
- a CDS encoding replication initiator protein A encodes MQNPRISELDLARAGIVSASQAAPREKEWMAEFEANGVWYAVAGHAHRGRPYGLDGDILVALQTLFFRAGCPENNRLRVPPGVLIGMVGLSRSSKDYVRLREGVLRLASVRWEMTARWQGGGAKAESRTVSTGLISDLWLDDDAQLSDTVGVQVSPDSLIDVVFTTTFASLIRDGLYQILDGDLMMRLGSSPSRALYRCLAAHRIRGDQLAQEMRVNLRDWLLACGINGRMDTVLRGLDAAHERLIEEEYLSVVEDGGRGGSRTLTYRFRSAARPELVEQLQRRGVISSVAATPSADYPERILPAIHAVEHRIQQGWKPRSVPSAVVDAIKNPQKWDYSPQLQKPVVARLPRKPVTPRAAPAEVDVPIDPAQTLRALLRVKLNRPLSGAAAQALENLPPEGLPALIHALSVRPREEALAFTAVMLGTPL; translated from the coding sequence ATGCAGAACCCGCGCATCAGCGAACTGGACCTGGCCCGCGCCGGCATTGTGAGCGCTTCACAGGCAGCGCCCAGGGAAAAGGAGTGGATGGCGGAGTTTGAGGCCAATGGCGTGTGGTACGCCGTGGCGGGGCATGCCCACCGGGGAAGGCCATACGGACTCGACGGTGACATCCTCGTGGCGTTGCAAACGCTCTTTTTCCGGGCGGGCTGTCCGGAGAACAACCGCCTGCGTGTTCCCCCGGGGGTGCTGATTGGCATGGTGGGGCTGTCGCGCTCCAGCAAGGATTACGTCCGCTTGCGCGAAGGCGTGCTCCGCCTGGCCTCGGTCCGCTGGGAGATGACGGCGCGCTGGCAGGGGGGCGGAGCGAAAGCGGAGAGCCGCACAGTTTCGACGGGACTGATTTCGGACCTGTGGCTCGATGACGACGCGCAGCTTTCCGATACGGTGGGCGTTCAGGTCAGCCCGGATTCACTGATTGACGTGGTGTTCACGACCACGTTCGCATCACTGATTCGCGACGGGCTGTACCAGATTCTGGACGGTGACCTGATGATGCGCCTGGGCAGCAGCCCGAGCCGCGCGCTGTACCGCTGTCTGGCCGCTCACCGCATCCGTGGGGATCAACTGGCCCAGGAGATGCGCGTCAACTTGCGCGACTGGCTGCTGGCCTGTGGGATCAATGGACGCATGGACACCGTGTTGCGGGGGCTTGACGCAGCGCACGAGCGGTTGATTGAGGAGGAGTACCTCTCAGTGGTCGAAGACGGGGGGCGGGGAGGCAGCCGCACGCTCACCTACCGCTTCCGCTCCGCTGCCCGCCCTGAACTGGTGGAGCAACTTCAGCGGCGTGGCGTGATTTCCAGCGTTGCGGCCACACCTTCAGCGGACTACCCGGAGCGCATCCTCCCGGCGATTCACGCGGTCGAGCACCGCATTCAGCAGGGCTGGAAGCCCAGGTCTGTGCCTTCGGCAGTGGTGGACGCCATCAAAAATCCTCAGAAGTGGGATTACTCGCCTCAGCTTCAGAAGCCCGTTGTTGCGCGCCTCCCTCGCAAGCCGGTCACACCCAGAGCAGCCCCGGCAGAAGTCGACGTGCCGATCGACCCTGCCCAGACCCTGCGTGCTCTGCTGCGGGTCAAGCTGAACCGCCCCTTGTCTGGTGCCGCCGCTCAAGCGTTGGAGAACCTGCCCCCGGAGGGCCTCCCGGCGCTGATTCACGCGCTCTCGGTCAGGCCCAGAGAAGAAGCCCTGGCGTTCACTGCTGTAATGCTGGGCACGCCGCTCTAA
- a CDS encoding metallophosphoesterase — MRVFAIADLHLATVTPKPMTVFGPNWAGHPEAIFTRWREEVRPDDLVLLPGDLSWAMRLPDALTDLAPVAELPGTKVLLRGNHDYWWTSVGKLRAALPPGMLALQNDAVRVGSVVVCGSRGWLTPGHEPLSGDDGRLLLREAERLKMSTQAAARLRQPGDHLILMLHYPPASPPYPPNPLTAVIETARPDLVVYGHLHGVPPERALRQVGDIPACLVAADSLKFRPRLLLDTDQA; from the coding sequence ATGCGTGTGTTTGCCATCGCCGACCTGCACCTCGCCACCGTGACGCCCAAGCCGATGACGGTTTTCGGGCCAAACTGGGCGGGACACCCGGAGGCAATTTTTACGCGTTGGCGCGAGGAGGTGCGTCCAGATGACCTCGTGCTGCTGCCGGGCGACCTGTCGTGGGCCATGCGCCTGCCTGACGCCCTGACAGACCTCGCGCCGGTGGCCGAATTGCCCGGCACCAAGGTGCTGCTGCGTGGCAACCACGACTACTGGTGGACGAGCGTGGGCAAGCTGCGCGCGGCCCTGCCGCCCGGAATGCTGGCCCTGCAAAACGACGCCGTGCGGGTGGGGAGCGTCGTGGTGTGCGGCTCACGCGGCTGGCTGACGCCGGGGCACGAGCCCCTCTCGGGGGATGATGGGCGGCTGCTGCTGCGCGAGGCCGAGCGGCTGAAGATGAGCACCCAGGCGGCGGCTCGGCTGCGGCAGCCCGGCGACCACCTCATCCTGATGCTGCATTATCCGCCGGCCAGCCCGCCGTATCCGCCCAATCCCTTGACGGCGGTGATCGAGACTGCGCGGCCGGACTTGGTCGTGTACGGCCACCTGCACGGCGTGCCGCCCGAGCGGGCCCTGCGGCAGGTGGGCGATATTCCCGCCTGCCTGGTGGCGGCCGACAGCCTGAAGTTTCGGCCCAGGCTGCTGCTCGATACAGATCAAGCCTGA
- a CDS encoding RecX family transcriptional regulator, which translates to MERDGEGGPRQSEQERQKARDDLLAYAFRALAGRALTEAELRTRLLRRTDDPALAAEVLARVQELGYQNDEAVARAEGQRGGVGGFRVRQTLKRRGVAEELIEDTLAARDPEAEREAAVALLERRWTALSRKRDPRASAYAFLARRGFGGSAIWAAIREVGARLGGAAGDVPDAEFELE; encoded by the coding sequence ATGGAAAGAGACGGAGAAGGCGGCCCCCGGCAGAGCGAGCAGGAGCGGCAAAAAGCCCGCGACGACCTGCTGGCCTACGCCTTCCGGGCGCTGGCGGGCCGGGCGCTGACGGAGGCCGAGCTGCGAACCCGCCTGCTGCGCCGCACGGACGACCCAGCCTTGGCCGCCGAAGTGCTCGCCCGGGTACAGGAACTGGGCTATCAGAACGACGAAGCGGTGGCCCGCGCCGAGGGCCAGCGGGGCGGGGTGGGCGGCTTCCGGGTACGCCAGACCCTCAAGCGCCGGGGGGTGGCCGAGGAGCTGATCGAGGACACCCTCGCTGCCCGCGATCCCGAGGCCGAGCGCGAAGCGGCCGTTGCCCTGCTGGAGCGCCGCTGGACCGCCCTCTCGCGCAAGCGCGACCCCCGCGCCAGCGCCTACGCCTTTCTGGCCCGGCGCGGCTTTGGTGGAAGCGCGATCTGGGCCGCCATCCGCGAGGTGGGCGCCCGGCTGGGCGGGGCTGCCGGGGACGTCCCGGACGCGGAGTTCGAACTGGAGTAG
- the rpsT gene encoding 30S ribosomal protein S20, translating to MALRHKSAQKRHRQSLKRRLINRSRKSTIKTFTKKAVAAAGGENAAEMQRKAESLIDKAAKGSTLHKNAAARKKSRLAKAINKAAAAQQA from the coding sequence ATGGCCCTTCGCCACAAGTCCGCCCAGAAGCGTCACCGCCAGAGCCTCAAGCGCCGCCTGATCAACCGCAGCCGCAAGAGCACCATCAAGACCTTTACCAAGAAGGCCGTTGCCGCTGCCGGAGGCGAGAACGCCGCCGAGATGCAGCGCAAAGCCGAGAGCCTGATTGACAAGGCCGCCAAGGGCAGCACCCTGCACAAGAACGCCGCAGCCCGCAAGAAGAGCCGCCTCGCCAAGGCCATCAACAAGGCCGCGGCCGCGCAGCAGGCCTGA
- a CDS encoding PLP-dependent aminotransferase family protein, with product MTDGLGPLRDALPGEALHARVTRTLREAILAGHLPEGTRLPGHRALAAQLGVSRNTVVDALGQLQAEGYVHASTRSGTRVAVPGATFPSTTTQPPDTPLPLSAWATRALAGHVPDAGGGYEVDFRVGQPVPELYPAGAWAQALARQAQAAAQGTARPSGLEAELGPLETRRALAAYLNAERGARVTPDMVMLTGGTQASLDALARLFLEEGRVAALEDPTYPGARAALSATGAALWPVPVDAGGLNPAGLPFAATLLYLTPGAQYPTTVALPAARQAEVVAWARSANALLLEDDYAADLHHAGRPPAALQGLAPERVILLGSFSKSLAPVTRSGYLVAPAPVIRVLAGTRPLTDRAPATLDALALADVLASGAYARHLRGARQAIAHRHEVLRSALQVRLPTWQLTPTRAGLHLHVTLPAGLDEAAAVLGAAGAGVALTPASPLARLVRPPAVLLAFAHLPPEQLREGVTRLARMFGRPAPT from the coding sequence TTGACGGACGGCCTGGGACCGCTTCGCGACGCGTTGCCCGGCGAAGCCCTGCACGCCCGCGTCACCCGAACACTCCGGGAAGCCATTCTGGCGGGGCACCTGCCCGAAGGCACCCGCCTGCCCGGTCACCGCGCCCTCGCCGCGCAGCTCGGCGTGTCGCGCAACACGGTGGTGGACGCACTCGGCCAGTTGCAGGCCGAGGGGTACGTCCACGCGAGTACCCGCAGTGGCACGCGGGTGGCCGTGCCCGGGGCCACCTTCCCATCTACCACGACCCAGCCTCCAGATACGCCCCTGCCGCTCAGCGCCTGGGCCACGCGCGCCCTCGCCGGACACGTGCCCGATGCGGGGGGCGGCTACGAGGTGGACTTCCGGGTGGGGCAACCGGTGCCTGAGCTGTACCCGGCGGGCGCGTGGGCGCAGGCCCTGGCGCGTCAGGCCCAGGCCGCCGCGCAGGGCACCGCGCGTCCCTCCGGTCTGGAAGCCGAACTCGGGCCGCTGGAAACCCGGCGCGCGCTGGCCGCCTACCTCAATGCCGAACGGGGGGCGCGGGTCACCCCCGACATGGTGATGCTGACGGGGGGCACCCAGGCGTCCCTGGACGCGCTGGCCCGGCTCTTTCTGGAAGAGGGCCGGGTGGCGGCGCTCGAAGACCCAACGTACCCGGGGGCGCGGGCAGCGCTGAGCGCGACGGGCGCGGCCCTCTGGCCCGTACCGGTGGACGCGGGTGGCCTGAATCCGGCCGGCCTGCCCTTTGCCGCCACGCTGCTCTACCTCACCCCCGGCGCGCAGTACCCCACCACCGTGGCCCTGCCCGCCGCACGGCAGGCGGAAGTGGTGGCCTGGGCGCGGAGCGCAAACGCCCTGCTGCTCGAAGACGACTACGCCGCCGACCTACACCACGCTGGGCGGCCCCCGGCGGCCCTCCAGGGCCTGGCCCCCGAACGGGTGATCTTGCTGGGATCGTTCAGCAAGAGCCTCGCGCCCGTCACCCGCAGCGGTTACCTGGTGGCTCCAGCCCCGGTTATCCGGGTGCTGGCCGGAACACGCCCGCTGACCGACCGCGCCCCCGCCACCCTGGACGCCCTGGCCCTGGCCGACGTGCTCGCCTCAGGGGCCTATGCCCGGCACCTGCGCGGCGCGCGTCAGGCCATCGCTCACCGCCACGAGGTGCTGCGCTCTGCCCTGCAGGTCCGCCTTCCCACCTGGCAGCTCACCCCAACCCGGGCGGGCCTGCACCTGCACGTCACCCTGCCCGCCGGACTGGATGAGGCGGCGGCCGTCCTCGGCGCAGCCGGGGCTGGGGTGGCGCTGACGCCAGCCTCTCCCCTCGCCCGGCTGGTTCGCCCCCCGGCGGTGCTGCTCGCCTTCGCTCACCTGCCGCCGGAACAACTGCGCGAAGGGGTGACGCGGCTGGCGCGGATGTTTGGCAGGCCGGCACCAACGTGA
- a CDS encoding GTP pyrophosphokinase, which produces MDSDALVRAYRETLPEYETLRDAVVRHVTELLTRQGLNIHHVTGRVKRPLSLADKLRRKPGRYDTLTDVTDLVGVRVITYFADDVDVVARLMEAHHVVDWDNSMDKSRMHDPDRFGYMGVHYVLRAEPDLVPALAGTRYEVQIRSILQHAWAEIEHDLGYKNPQAVPREVRRRFYRLAGLLEMADEEFMVLHRLSGDYAATLPARLKEGPDSVFIDAQSMTYLLGVPPIHGMDLRLSGILKIPLLTGWADPERPQRIASLLHYAGVHSVGLLQKELARHTVEIERFGAEVMRRLPQLWAPIGGLRPGISVVQYVLLRACANASLDPGRVVEVLDLSGSETVEEMAGTVRAVYAEVVGKAGG; this is translated from the coding sequence ATGGACAGTGACGCGCTGGTGCGGGCGTACCGCGAGACCCTGCCGGAGTACGAGACGCTGCGGGACGCGGTGGTGCGGCACGTCACCGAACTGCTGACCCGGCAGGGGCTGAACATTCACCACGTGACCGGACGGGTCAAGCGGCCCCTGAGCCTGGCCGACAAGCTGAGGCGCAAGCCGGGCCGCTACGACACCCTCACCGACGTGACGGACCTCGTGGGCGTGCGCGTCATCACCTACTTCGCGGACGACGTGGACGTGGTAGCCCGCCTGATGGAAGCCCATCACGTCGTCGACTGGGACAACAGCATGGACAAGTCGCGGATGCACGACCCCGACCGCTTCGGGTACATGGGGGTGCATTACGTCCTGCGGGCCGAGCCAGACCTCGTGCCCGCGCTTGCCGGAACGCGCTACGAGGTGCAGATTCGCTCCATCCTCCAGCATGCCTGGGCCGAGATCGAGCATGACCTCGGGTATAAGAACCCCCAGGCCGTGCCCCGCGAGGTCCGCCGCCGCTTTTACCGACTGGCGGGCCTGCTGGAGATGGCCGACGAGGAATTCATGGTGCTGCACCGCCTCAGCGGCGACTACGCGGCTACCCTGCCTGCCCGGCTAAAGGAAGGGCCAGACAGCGTGTTTATCGATGCCCAGAGCATGACCTACCTGCTCGGCGTGCCCCCCATTCACGGGATGGACCTGCGGCTTTCCGGCATCCTGAAGATTCCCCTGTTGACCGGCTGGGCCGATCCGGAGCGCCCGCAGCGGATCGCCAGCCTGCTGCATTACGCCGGGGTGCACTCGGTGGGACTGCTGCAAAAGGAACTGGCGCGGCACACGGTGGAGATCGAGCGGTTTGGCGCGGAAGTGATGCGGAGGTTGCCGCAGCTGTGGGCCCCCATCGGGGGGCTGCGGCCTGGTATCAGCGTCGTGCAGTACGTGCTGTTGCGGGCCTGCGCCAATGCCAGTCTGGACCCAGGGCGGGTGGTGGAGGTGCTGGACCTGAGCGGTTCGGAGACGGTGGAGGAGATGGCGGGGACCGTGAGGGCGGTGTATGCGGAGGTGGTGGGGAAGGCGGGGGGTTAG